The Polynucleobacter sp. HIN7 genomic interval AAAACTGATCGAGGCGGGCGATGGCGGATTTCTTGGCGGCCTTACCGCTGAAAAGTATCAAAAAATCACCAAGGTATCTAAAGCGACTGCAACTCGCGACCTTGGGATTCTCAAGGAATGGGGCATCTTATTTACTAGCGGGGAAGGTAAAGCCACGCGCTATTACCTGAAATTAGGTAATTGGCAGCATGGGCTTGAAAGGAGTAATTCCTTGCAAGCAGGAGAAGCCCTGTAAAATCAAGGGGTGTCTACAAAAACTGATCCAAACCTACCCGATTCGGGTAATGCGCCCAGCGCCAATTTTGCTGATTTCCAATTAGATCCCAAGATCCTCAAAGCGGTTGAGGAGCAGGGCTATACCCAAGCAACCCCAATTCAGGCCAAGGCGATTCCAGTCGTCCTAGAAGGTCGGGATGTGATGGGCGCAGCCCAAACTGGAACTGGTAAAACCGCCGCCTTTACCTTGCCGATTATTCAGAAGCTCTTGCCTCAGGCGAATACGAGTACTTCGCCTGCGCGCCATCCTATTCGGGCCTTAATTTTGACCCCGACCCGAGAGTTAAGCGATCAGGTGGCTGATAACGCGAGCCTCTATGCCAAATTTACGGATCTACGCACGGCCGTTGTATTTGGTGGTGTTGACATCAAACCTCAAACAGCCTTGCTGCGATCGGGGGTAGAGATTTTGATTGCAACCCCTGGGCGTTTACTCGATCACATCACCAGTAAAACGGCCGATTTGTCACAAGTGCAACTTTTGGTATTGGATGAGGCTGATCGCATGCTCGATATGGGCTTTTTGCCCGACCTGCAACGCATCATCAATTTAATCCCCGCACAGCGCCAGACCCTATTGTTCTCTGCCACCTTTTCTCCAGAGATTAAGAAGCTCGCTCAAACCTACTTACGCAATCCCGTGACCATTGAAGTGGCTCGGCAAAATGCCGCAGCCGATACGGTCAATCAAGTGGTGCACTTGGTACCCTCCGAACATAAGCGTGCAGCCATCGTGGCAATATTGCAAAACCGGGTGAAGGCGGGCTTAAGTCGCCAGTGCATCATCTTTACTAATAGCCGAATGGGTTGCGCTCGGTTGGCGACTGCATTAGAGCGCGATGGCATCAAAGCGGCTGCGATTCATGGGGATAAGAGCCAAACCGAACGGATGGCAACTTTGGAAGCCTTTAAGACTGGCGCGATTGATGCCTTAGTTGCTACCGATGTTGCGGCACGTGGCTTAGATATTGCCGATATGCCGTGCGTGATTAATCATGAGCTGCCCTTTAATGCGGAAGACTTCATTCATCGAATTGGTCGCACTGGCCGTGCTGGTAGCAAAGGTGATGCAATTGCCTTAGTCGATGATAGTGAAAAGCGCTTACTCGAGGATATTGAGAAGCTTATGAAGCGCAAACTCACGATTGCGCGATTACCCACGAGTGAGCGAGAGGGTAAAAGTGGTGGCTCTAAACCGATTGCAGCCGACCCATTTTTCTACATGCCTTATGAGCCTGGGCAAATCACGGCAGCACCAAAGCAAGAGCCAACGAGTGCGCCGGTTAAACCAAACTCGAACTCAAAAAAGCCAGTGCTTGGCGCGCTCTTGGGCGGAATCAAAAAATAGTT includes:
- a CDS encoding DEAD/DEAH box helicase, which codes for MSTKTDPNLPDSGNAPSANFADFQLDPKILKAVEEQGYTQATPIQAKAIPVVLEGRDVMGAAQTGTGKTAAFTLPIIQKLLPQANTSTSPARHPIRALILTPTRELSDQVADNASLYAKFTDLRTAVVFGGVDIKPQTALLRSGVEILIATPGRLLDHITSKTADLSQVQLLVLDEADRMLDMGFLPDLQRIINLIPAQRQTLLFSATFSPEIKKLAQTYLRNPVTIEVARQNAAADTVNQVVHLVPSEHKRAAIVAILQNRVKAGLSRQCIIFTNSRMGCARLATALERDGIKAAAIHGDKSQTERMATLEAFKTGAIDALVATDVAARGLDIADMPCVINHELPFNAEDFIHRIGRTGRAGSKGDAIALVDDSEKRLLEDIEKLMKRKLTIARLPTSEREGKSGGSKPIAADPFFYMPYEPGQITAAPKQEPTSAPVKPNSNSKKPVLGALLGGIKK